A stretch of Trichomycterus rosablanca isolate fTriRos1 chromosome 8, fTriRos1.hap1, whole genome shotgun sequence DNA encodes these proteins:
- the LOC134319549 gene encoding suppressor APC domain-containing protein 1-like yields the protein MASYTVAIVPLRSSINGLDALRFFLWVKKLQELEREKDMLWLSLPYLEETKYWIQSAVNNPRIGKLKTDMVNATPIMNH from the exons ATGGCATCCTACACAGTAGCGATCGTTCCTCTGAGGAGCAGCATCAACGGTCTGGATGCCCTGCGATTCTTCCTCTGG GTAAAGAAACTGCAGGAGCTGGAAAGAGAGAAAGACATGCTGTGGTTGAGTCTGCCGTATCTGGAGGAAACAAAATACTGGATTCAATCAGCAGTGAACAACCCCAGGATAGGAAAGCTAAAAACG GACATGGTGAACGCCACACCTATAATGAACCACTGA
- the si:ch211-266k8.4 gene encoding USP6 N-terminal-like protein, whose translation MMMRRRSSSNKASGRRRSRTLSFDEFGFAVTKRRERKLQHRCHDYSYPQPNAVKVKELCELLSYWNGSSFICRSQIERFMRIGIPPAVRGRVWKCLLDIDKVRVASDFNYQECLREIRKPLVDLSVSEYSVISAISTLGERENELGSAGTGSLSGDAALFRQIALDLQRSFPTHRSLMGDSPEAIEGQAKLFRVLTAYAKYNPHIGYCQGMSYIAAVLLMLLGEEEAFWALVVLLEKPKYLSELFDSSLKK comes from the exons ATGATGATGAGGAGAAGAAGCAGCAGTAATAAAGCTTCAGGCAGGCGGAGGAGCAGAACTCTGAGTTTTGATGAGTTTGGATTTGCCGTCACCaagagaagagagagaaaacTACAGCACAGGTGTCATGATTACAG CTACCCTCAGCCCAATGCTGTTAAAGTCAAAGAACTGTGTGAACTGCTCAGCTACTGGAATGGGTCCAGTTTTATTTGCAGAAGTCAg ATTGAGCGCTTTATGCGTATTGGAATCCCCCCAGCAGTGCGTGGGCGAGTATGGAAGTGCCTGCTGGATATTGATAAAGTCAGAGTGGCAAGTGACTTTAACTACCAG GAGTGTCTGAGGGAGATCAGGAAGCCTCTGGTGGATCTCAGTGTGAGTGAATACAGCGTCATATCAGCCATCAGTACACTGGGGGAAAGAGAGAACGAGCTGGGTTCAGCTGGTACTGGATCACTCAGTGGGGACGCTGCTCTCTTCAGACAGATCGCTCTGGATCTGC AGAGATCTTTTCCAACACATCGCTCACTAATGGGAGACAGTCCTGAAGCCATTGAGGGCCAGGCCAAGCTTTTCAGAGTACTCACTGCCTATGCCAAGTATAACCCTCATATTGGGTACTGCCAAG GGATGTCCTACATTGCTGCAGTGTTGCTGATGCTCCTGGGTGAGGAGGAAGCTTTTTGGGCTTTGGTGGTTCTTCTTGAAAAACCCAAGTACTTGTCTGAGTTGTTTGACTCCTCACTTAAAAAGTAA